One genomic window of Desulfuromonas sp. AOP6 includes the following:
- the bioD gene encoding dethiobiotin synthase yields MNSKAGVFVTGTDTGVGKTMVTAAIALYLRERGVNVGVMKPIETGVTDTARLGEDGDLLQWAAGTTDAPELITPYRFKAPLAPSVAAKKEERTIDISVILTAAETLRQRHEFLLIEGAGGLMVPLAGGLLLADLARQLAYPLLVVARPDLGTINHTLLTTFAAQGMNIPLAGFMINNMPKNPDEVCASAPKALVTLASADLLGVLTHQNGSPRDIVTALAREISGINTLPWMLMNFGLRHLIQKQG; encoded by the coding sequence ATGAATTCTAAAGCAGGTGTTTTTGTGACGGGTACCGACACGGGTGTCGGCAAAACAATGGTCACGGCGGCAATCGCCCTCTACCTGAGAGAGCGCGGTGTGAACGTTGGTGTTATGAAGCCCATTGAAACAGGTGTCACAGACACTGCCCGGCTTGGGGAAGATGGGGATCTTCTGCAATGGGCGGCTGGTACCACCGATGCCCCCGAGCTGATCACCCCCTATCGTTTCAAAGCTCCTCTGGCTCCTTCTGTTGCAGCCAAAAAGGAAGAGCGCACCATCGATATTTCGGTTATTCTGACGGCCGCGGAAACTCTTCGTCAACGGCATGAATTTCTACTGATCGAAGGAGCCGGTGGCCTGATGGTTCCCTTGGCCGGCGGTCTTCTGCTTGCCGACCTTGCTCGGCAACTGGCTTATCCTCTTCTCGTCGTGGCGCGTCCGGATCTGGGAACCATCAACCACACCCTGCTGACGACCTTCGCCGCGCAGGGGATGAACATCCCTCTAGCCGGCTTCATGATCAACAATATGCCCAAAAACCCTGATGAGGTCTGTGCTTCCGCGCCCAAGGCCCTGGTAACACTGGCTTCAGCCGATCTGCTGGGAGTCCTCACCCACCAAAATGGCAGCCCGCGCGATATTGTGACAGCTCTTGCCCGCGAAATTTCCGGTATAAATACGCTACCTTGGATGCTGATGAATTTCGGCCTTCGTCATCTTATTCAGAAACAAGGATAG
- the bioA gene encoding adenosylmethionine--8-amino-7-oxononanoate transaminase gives MDSQTLLRLDREHVWHPCTQQKDHETLPPIPIERAEGVYLIDKAGRRYVDAVSSWWVNLFGHNHPRLNDALKTQIDKVSHHIFAGFTHEPAVELASRLCALAPAGLNRVFFTDNGSSAVEAALKMSFQYWQQTQRPQKTKFLSLTDAYHGETVGALSVSGCSLYRDIYRPILLEGFQVQGPDCFRCPYGLKRDTCQSPCFEALEQLVSDRHREIAAIIVEPLLQAAAGMRIYPPNYLCKLRELCDRYDVHYIADEIATGFGRTGKMFANNHAGVSPDLMCLSKGITGGTMPLAVVLATDRIYEAFYGDYVDLKAFLHSHSYTGNPLACAVAVEVLNIFEQENILGSLADKEALLADNRSRFEALPHVGEVRQLGMVWAVEMIKTQEGKIPYAWQDRMGLEVYKQALERGVILRPLGNVIYCMPPLTTPESVLQEVLDVAFEAIVEVTRL, from the coding sequence ATGGATTCCCAAACTCTTCTTCGCCTCGACAGGGAACATGTCTGGCACCCCTGTACCCAGCAAAAAGATCATGAAACACTGCCGCCGATCCCTATCGAGCGGGCTGAGGGCGTTTATCTCATCGATAAGGCGGGCCGCCGCTACGTCGATGCTGTATCATCCTGGTGGGTCAATCTCTTTGGACACAACCATCCACGGCTCAATGACGCCCTTAAGACCCAGATCGACAAGGTCTCTCATCATATTTTTGCCGGTTTTACCCATGAACCCGCCGTGGAGCTCGCCAGCAGGCTCTGCGCTCTGGCTCCGGCGGGCCTGAACCGGGTTTTCTTCACAGACAACGGTTCTTCGGCCGTGGAAGCGGCTCTGAAGATGAGTTTTCAGTATTGGCAGCAGACGCAGCGGCCCCAGAAAACCAAATTCCTTTCCCTGACGGATGCCTATCATGGTGAAACGGTGGGAGCTTTGTCGGTTAGCGGTTGCAGTCTCTACAGGGACATCTATCGCCCTATCCTTTTGGAAGGATTTCAGGTGCAAGGGCCCGACTGCTTCCGCTGCCCTTACGGGCTGAAGCGTGACACCTGTCAGTCACCCTGCTTCGAGGCTCTTGAACAGTTGGTGTCCGACCGTCACAGGGAAATTGCCGCCATCATTGTTGAGCCTCTTCTTCAAGCCGCCGCAGGAATGCGCATCTACCCTCCAAACTACCTGTGTAAATTGCGCGAACTCTGTGATCGGTATGACGTTCACTATATCGCTGACGAAATAGCTACAGGTTTCGGTCGTACGGGAAAAATGTTTGCCAATAATCATGCCGGTGTTTCTCCCGACCTCATGTGTCTTTCCAAAGGCATTACCGGGGGCACCATGCCTCTGGCCGTCGTCCTGGCCACTGACCGTATCTATGAGGCTTTCTATGGGGATTATGTCGACCTGAAAGCGTTTCTCCACTCACACTCTTACACGGGCAACCCTCTGGCCTGTGCTGTGGCCGTGGAAGTACTCAATATCTTTGAGCAGGAGAACATTCTGGGTTCCCTGGCAGATAAAGAAGCTTTACTGGCCGACAACAGGTCGCGTTTTGAAGCCTTGCCCCATGTCGGTGAGGTACGACAGTTGGGCATGGTGTGGGCCGTAGAGATGATCAAGACGCAAGAGGGGAAAATCCCTTATGCCTGGCAGGACAGAATGGGATTGGAAGTCTACAAACAGGCTCTGGAACGAGGCGTTATTCTTCGACCCCTGGGAAATGTTATTTACTGTATGCCACCTTTGACCACGCCAGAAAGCGTGCTGCAGGAGGTTCTTGATGTGGCCTTTGAGGCGATTGTTGAGGTGACAAGATTGTAA
- a CDS encoding carboxy terminal-processing peptidase, whose protein sequence is MFNLRCLKRLTWKSSLVVLLFLLLTSFSVALNVPQATDPDEAGRAKLLSYILRHQLIMAHFSHKQMDDELSTAAYDLYLKQLDFQKRFLLKQDVERLESFRTSIDDEMNLGKITLPAVASSILRERVGQVREMVESILAQDLDYDKSENLETDPKKLDFCSSLDELRQRWRKNLKYQVIVRYLNLREDQLNATEDKDKAVPSEEDLFREAREKVLKSQTDFLERMQQETLRDHFDRYFNTVARAFDPHTHYMPPTEKEDFDISMRGSLEGIGALLREEDGYIKVVSIIPGSAAAKQGQLQAEDVILKVGEGAGEPVDVTDTRIRDAVALIRGKKGTEVRLTVKKSDGSQMIIPIVRDVVQIEESFVKSTVLSGKKKGVSYGYIKVPSFYRDFAATQNGKKGRNSTDDVLAELESLKKEGIDGLILDLRNNGGGSLMDAVSITGLFIETGPVVLIKSSDGRMETLEDRDPFIGYKGPVIVLVNRFSASASEIVAGALQDYGRAIVVGGEHTHGKGTVQAMIDLNQRVPFLNMGKYLPLGALKVTTQKFYRVTGESTQYRGIVPDIVLPDNLEHLETGEQYLDHSLPWDTVQEIPFRPWNKPVEDLDVLRRESDGRVSQDKDFASIVEQNQAALARREKTLQAIDLETVRKEWQESKARLEADGGAPHGPMDKKEDKKAEELSKDEKQKRWIEELEEDPYTREAMDILMDMRKAAP, encoded by the coding sequence ATGTTTAACCTTAGATGTCTAAAGCGACTGACTTGGAAGTCCAGTCTGGTCGTGTTGCTGTTTTTACTTCTGACCAGTTTCTCTGTCGCCCTGAATGTTCCGCAGGCCACCGATCCTGATGAGGCGGGAAGGGCGAAACTGCTCAGCTATATTTTGCGGCACCAGCTCATCATGGCGCATTTCAGCCACAAGCAGATGGACGATGAGCTATCGACCGCGGCGTACGATCTTTACCTGAAGCAGCTTGATTTTCAGAAACGTTTTCTTTTGAAGCAGGATGTGGAACGACTGGAATCTTTTCGGACCTCTATTGACGATGAAATGAATCTCGGCAAAATAACCTTGCCTGCCGTTGCTTCATCCATCCTGAGGGAACGCGTGGGACAGGTCAGGGAAATGGTTGAAAGTATCCTGGCTCAGGATCTTGACTATGACAAATCGGAGAACCTGGAGACCGATCCCAAAAAACTGGATTTCTGTTCGTCACTGGACGAACTCCGTCAACGGTGGCGCAAAAACCTTAAATACCAGGTGATCGTACGTTATCTCAACCTCCGTGAGGATCAGCTCAACGCGACGGAAGACAAAGATAAGGCGGTTCCTTCCGAAGAGGACCTGTTCCGGGAAGCCCGCGAAAAAGTCCTGAAAAGTCAAACGGACTTTCTAGAGCGGATGCAGCAGGAGACTCTGCGGGATCATTTCGACCGTTATTTTAACACGGTAGCCCGAGCGTTCGATCCCCATACCCATTATATGCCTCCTACCGAGAAGGAAGACTTCGATATCAGCATGCGAGGTTCCTTGGAAGGTATCGGGGCACTGCTCAGGGAAGAGGACGGCTATATCAAGGTCGTCAGCATCATACCCGGTAGTGCCGCCGCCAAACAGGGGCAGTTGCAGGCGGAGGACGTCATCCTCAAGGTAGGGGAGGGGGCTGGAGAGCCTGTCGATGTGACCGATACGCGCATACGGGACGCCGTGGCCCTTATCCGCGGGAAAAAGGGGACAGAAGTGCGCTTGACGGTCAAGAAGAGCGATGGTTCACAGATGATTATCCCGATTGTGCGCGATGTAGTTCAGATTGAGGAATCATTCGTGAAGTCTACTGTGCTTTCTGGTAAGAAAAAGGGAGTTTCTTACGGCTATATCAAAGTTCCTTCTTTTTATCGTGACTTTGCCGCTACGCAGAACGGTAAGAAGGGGCGCAACTCCACGGATGACGTGCTGGCTGAGTTGGAGTCCCTCAAAAAAGAAGGCATTGACGGACTGATTCTCGATCTGCGCAATAACGGCGGCGGCTCATTGATGGATGCTGTCTCCATTACCGGCCTGTTCATCGAAACAGGGCCTGTCGTCCTTATTAAAAGCAGTGACGGCCGTATGGAAACGCTCGAAGACAGGGACCCTTTTATTGGTTACAAGGGGCCCGTAATTGTGCTGGTCAATCGGTTTAGCGCATCCGCTTCCGAAATTGTGGCCGGCGCTCTGCAGGATTACGGCCGGGCCATCGTTGTCGGAGGGGAACATACCCATGGCAAAGGGACTGTGCAGGCGATGATCGACCTGAACCAGCGGGTTCCCTTTCTTAATATGGGCAAATACCTGCCTTTGGGCGCTTTGAAGGTCACAACCCAGAAATTCTATCGTGTGACGGGCGAATCCACCCAATATCGTGGGATCGTCCCCGACATTGTATTACCCGACAACCTCGAACATTTGGAAACGGGAGAACAGTACCTTGATCATTCGCTGCCCTGGGATACGGTGCAGGAAATCCCGTTCCGACCTTGGAATAAGCCTGTGGAAGACCTTGATGTCCTGCGCCGGGAAAGCGATGGGCGTGTGAGCCAGGATAAGGATTTCGCGAGCATTGTAGAGCAAAACCAAGCAGCCTTGGCGCGACGGGAAAAGACCCTGCAAGCCATTGATCTTGAAACGGTTCGCAAGGAGTGGCAGGAAAGTAAAGCTCGCCTGGAAGCCGATGGCGGAGCACCTCATGGCCCCATGGACAAAAAAGAGGATAAAAAGGCAGAAGAGTTGAGCAAAGACGAAAAACAGAAACGATGGATTGAGGAACTCGAGGAGGATCCCTATACCCGCGAGGCGATGGACATCCTCATGGACATGCGCAAAGCCGCCCCTTAG